A single window of Anaerocolumna chitinilytica DNA harbors:
- a CDS encoding YhgE/Pip domain-containing protein — MEMIKTEWKKISANKLLLISVIVISCIPLIYASFFLKSLWDPYGKTENLPIAVVNEDKSVDFEGQTLSVGNDIIEELKNDNSLDWNFVDSKKAQKGLKDSKYYMIVTFPENFSENASTVLSDNPTQMVISYETNGGINYLGEVFSEQAIKELQNKVSEKVTKAYVSAIFDKVEDMGGSITEAADASAQIKDGADKIKDGNEELYKNLDKLSKASLTFSDGTDSLSLGLSTYLNGVLTASDGAGKLKDGLAKYQAGVKTYTDGVKQAAQGASTLNKNSEDLKKGAKLVSEGVSELNSKLGTTIGSLGGNNDGIKQLADGMTAVNSAVSTLDNGAKTLAAGIPTKDQVSSVSKYLDINTFSQLPKEQQAVVLQTAAKLLGGYTTIGAGVGQLSGGLDALAKQTPALAAGTTQVYNTLGAVAQQAPALSQGLAKLDAGAKSLNTGVNSYTAGVLQLSQGLNQLNAKAGDLNGGISQITEGSTSLAAGLNTLTQNNSKLSTGMDQIKKGAEDIHDGAAKLADGSKKLGDGLTDLSDGAGKLNDGLQEGADTIKSFDASDATIDMIAAPSTLSETKYSDVPNYGHALAPYVLSLSLYVGCMLFNFIYPIRKVALKGKPVVQWWLSKLSVGIAAATLMAVIEAGVMHLIGVDTISTGSYFVTALLSAYAYMLLIMFLSVAFDNPGRFVAMVLLVLQLSGAGGTFPMQLTFKFYQVIHPFLPMSYSIYSFRQSISGGLGNHVLASSMIVLAMIAVISALLLLVSMTILKKISKDGVSQLDDNQKLMDTDYSYADSSL; from the coding sequence ATGGAAATGATAAAGACAGAATGGAAAAAGATTAGTGCTAATAAATTATTATTAATTTCAGTTATTGTTATAAGTTGTATTCCGCTTATTTATGCTTCTTTTTTCTTAAAATCATTGTGGGATCCCTACGGCAAGACAGAGAATCTTCCTATTGCAGTTGTAAATGAGGATAAATCCGTAGACTTCGAGGGTCAGACCTTATCCGTGGGAAATGATATTATTGAGGAATTAAAGAATGATAACAGCCTGGATTGGAATTTTGTAGACAGTAAAAAAGCCCAAAAGGGTTTAAAAGACAGCAAGTATTATATGATCGTAACATTTCCGGAGAATTTCTCTGAAAATGCTTCAACGGTACTTTCCGATAATCCGACTCAAATGGTAATTAGCTATGAAACCAATGGTGGTATCAACTATTTGGGTGAGGTATTCAGCGAACAGGCTATTAAAGAATTGCAGAATAAGGTATCTGAAAAAGTAACAAAGGCCTATGTAAGTGCTATCTTCGATAAAGTAGAAGACATGGGAGGAAGCATTACAGAGGCAGCCGATGCATCCGCTCAGATTAAAGATGGTGCAGATAAGATAAAAGACGGCAATGAAGAGCTTTATAAGAATCTTGATAAATTATCCAAGGCAAGTCTTACCTTCAGTGACGGAACAGATTCCTTAAGCCTTGGTTTAAGTACTTACCTGAACGGAGTGCTGACAGCCAGTGACGGAGCAGGAAAATTAAAAGACGGCTTGGCAAAATACCAGGCAGGGGTTAAGACTTATACGGACGGGGTGAAACAGGCTGCACAGGGAGCCAGCACACTGAACAAGAACTCCGAAGATTTAAAGAAGGGTGCAAAGCTTGTCTCAGAAGGTGTTTCCGAGCTTAACAGCAAGCTTGGTACTACCATTGGTTCTTTAGGCGGAAATAATGATGGAATCAAGCAACTGGCTGATGGTATGACAGCAGTTAACAGTGCGGTTTCAACATTGGATAATGGTGCAAAGACACTGGCAGCCGGAATTCCTACGAAAGACCAGGTTAGTAGTGTATCAAAATATCTGGACATCAACACCTTCAGTCAATTACCAAAAGAACAACAGGCCGTTGTTTTACAAACCGCAGCTAAACTTTTAGGGGGATATACTACAATTGGCGCTGGGGTTGGCCAGTTATCCGGAGGCCTTGATGCTCTTGCAAAACAAACACCTGCCCTGGCAGCAGGTACTACTCAGGTATATAATACACTTGGAGCAGTAGCACAACAGGCGCCTGCGCTTTCACAGGGCCTTGCTAAACTGGATGCCGGTGCAAAGAGTTTAAACACAGGAGTAAATTCCTATACAGCAGGAGTATTACAGCTATCCCAAGGCTTAAATCAGTTAAATGCGAAAGCCGGTGACTTAAACGGAGGTATCAGCCAGATTACGGAAGGATCCACCAGCCTGGCAGCAGGACTTAATACCCTAACACAGAATAACAGCAAGCTTTCAACCGGTATGGACCAGATTAAAAAAGGTGCAGAAGATATTCACGATGGTGCAGCAAAGTTAGCGGATGGTTCCAAAAAGTTAGGGGATGGACTTACCGATCTTTCTGATGGTGCCGGAAAGTTAAATGACGGACTGCAGGAAGGTGCAGACACCATCAAATCCTTTGATGCCTCAGATGCTACCATTGATATGATTGCAGCACCCAGTACTTTAAGTGAGACTAAATACTCTGATGTACCTAATTATGGTCATGCACTGGCACCTTATGTATTATCCTTATCTTTATATGTAGGATGTATGCTTTTCAATTTTATCTATCCTATCAGAAAAGTTGCCTTAAAAGGCAAGCCGGTAGTACAATGGTGGCTTTCCAAGCTTTCCGTTGGTATTGCAGCTGCAACACTTATGGCTGTGATAGAAGCAGGAGTTATGCATCTTATAGGAGTAGATACCATATCCACCGGAAGTTATTTTGTAACAGCTTTATTATCTGCTTATGCATATATGCTTTTAATCATGTTTTTATCTGTTGCTTTTGATAACCCGGGACGTTTTGTAGCTATGGTACTTCTGGTACTCCAGCTCTCCGGTGCAGGCGGCACGTTCCCTATGCAGTTAACATTTAAGTTCTATCAGGTAATCCATCCGTTCTTACCAATGTCCTATTCCATCTATAGTTTCCGCCAGTCTATCAGCGGAGGATTAGGAAATCACGTTCTTGCATCCAGCATGATCGTATTGGCAATGATAGCAGTAATTTCCGCTCTTCTTTTACTGGTTTCTATGACAATATTAAAGAAAATAAGCAAGGACGGAGTATCTCAATTAGATGATAATCAGAAACTGATGGATACAGATTATTCTTACGCAGATTCTTCACTGTAA
- a CDS encoding DUF3810 domain-containing protein, with amino-acid sequence MQEYSEAPVTMVKWYMAFCKKRIFLLLLAPVSVFFLWLAKVNQNFAELVFARKIYKVIAHAVSFISDKFPISLMEVEIILLPVLVVLGIAYLIYQLIRHKKNSKSISYLMLLTLVNVACIASVLFFMYVFMAGINYHRYSFAKISGYNIQESSVEDLYQMTINLSERAAKARNLISTKGGEFTKDGNVSIDKSNWKALVAAEVKAYAKEGKVYPELKGNYKSVKSVDFSRVMSAMEITGIFWPFTMESNVNTDVVDYSIPATMGHEMAHLRGFMREDEANFISYLICSNSDNPVLQYSGLMLALSYAGNQLYNQSPEDFEKVRATYTAEMSADLREDYYYWVQFEDTVISTASNTVNDNYLKANNQSDGVKSYGRMVDLLLAEYKAEKNN; translated from the coding sequence TTGCAGGAATATAGTGAAGCGCCCGTAACAATGGTAAAATGGTACATGGCTTTCTGTAAGAAACGGATATTTTTATTACTTTTAGCCCCAGTTTCCGTTTTCTTTTTGTGGCTTGCAAAAGTGAATCAGAATTTTGCAGAGCTTGTATTTGCAAGAAAAATATATAAGGTGATTGCACATGCAGTAAGCTTTATATCAGATAAATTTCCTATTTCACTGATGGAAGTTGAGATTATTCTGCTGCCTGTTCTTGTAGTACTGGGAATTGCTTATCTTATATATCAGCTCATCCGACATAAGAAAAACAGTAAATCTATTAGCTATTTAATGCTCTTAACTTTGGTAAACGTAGCATGTATAGCAAGCGTACTTTTTTTTATGTATGTATTTATGGCAGGAATCAATTATCACCGCTATTCCTTTGCTAAGATAAGCGGATATAATATCCAGGAATCATCAGTTGAGGATTTATACCAAATGACAATAAATCTTTCAGAGAGAGCAGCAAAGGCCAGAAATCTTATTAGTACTAAAGGCGGCGAGTTTACAAAGGACGGAAATGTCAGTATAGATAAGAGTAACTGGAAGGCCCTGGTTGCTGCAGAAGTAAAGGCTTATGCAAAGGAAGGAAAAGTATATCCGGAACTGAAGGGTAATTACAAATCAGTTAAATCGGTGGATTTCTCAAGGGTTATGTCGGCTATGGAGATTACAGGAATCTTCTGGCCATTTACTATGGAATCCAATGTTAACACAGATGTGGTAGATTACAGTATTCCGGCTACCATGGGCCATGAGATGGCACATTTGAGAGGCTTTATGCGGGAAGATGAAGCAAATTTTATCTCCTATCTTATTTGCAGCAATTCCGATAATCCGGTATTGCAGTACAGTGGACTGATGCTTGCGCTTTCCTATGCTGGAAACCAGCTCTATAATCAATCACCGGAAGATTTTGAGAAGGTTAGAGCAACCTATACAGCAGAGATGTCAGCTGATTTAAGAGAGGATTATTATTACTGGGTGCAGTTTGAGGATACGGTAATCAGTACCGCATCCAATACCGTAAATGATAACTACCTAAAAGCAAACAACCAGTCAGACGGAGTAAAAAGTTACGGACGGATGGTAGATCTGCTGCTTGCAGAGTATAAAGCAGAAAAGAATAATTAA
- a CDS encoding Rrf2 family transcriptional regulator: MKLTRGIEQAVCIIALLATQDKSIPVASEEIHKRLKGSLTYTKKIIRKLVVAKMVNSVSGNNGGFTLAKKTDEINLLDIVEALEGKIETYPDSGLIDKVFEDKQILANQGTVVMRNAFAEADMLYRETLRAKTVNQLLEETLGSRPIRPVNWNQADEGRELLIRKVMKSIHGNDKDRMEKD, translated from the coding sequence ATGAAATTAACCAGAGGAATCGAGCAGGCGGTTTGTATTATTGCATTATTAGCAACTCAGGACAAAAGCATACCGGTAGCGTCAGAGGAAATTCATAAACGTCTGAAAGGTTCCCTGACTTATACGAAAAAAATTATACGTAAATTGGTTGTAGCAAAAATGGTTAATTCGGTATCTGGTAACAACGGGGGATTTACACTGGCAAAAAAGACCGATGAAATAAACCTTCTGGATATAGTGGAAGCCTTAGAAGGTAAGATTGAGACTTATCCTGATTCAGGTCTTATCGATAAGGTTTTCGAAGATAAACAGATTCTGGCCAACCAGGGAACGGTTGTTATGAGAAATGCCTTTGCAGAAGCGGATATGTTATATCGAGAAACATTGAGAGCAAAGACAGTAAACCAGTTACTGGAAGAGACATTAGGCAGCAGACCAATAAGGCCCGTCAACTGGAATCAGGCTGATGAAGGCCGGGAGTTATTGATAAGAAAGGTGATGAAAAGTATTCATGGAAATGATAAAGACAGAATGGAAAAAGATTAG
- a CDS encoding ABC transporter ATP-binding protein, translating to MKISSYIKKYWYLYTIAIVCMITSVGLDMLSPRILKHIIDDVIVGGKVNLLTRFLVIILIIGAGRAIFNYLKELLFDSVSSKIGADVRRKLFNHVQSLSLDYFDKNNTGELMSRLKDDVDKVWSGVGFIGMLVIEVVIQVVLVLYSMFSLSPLLTLIPLIVMPIVAFIAIKMEKKLDNVYEEISEENAKLNLVAQENLAGVRTVKAFAREKFEITKFLSHNKRYYDLNMRQSKILIKYNPYFQFITRLLPVTVIVAGGFLVIRNDITLGTLGAFAEYANNIVWPMELIGWLFNDLASAAASTKRINKIMKEQPTVVSKEDAIPLDKASGEITFENVSFTVNETPILKNVSFHINPGKTLGIMGATGSGKTSVINLLQRFYETTEGTIKLDGINVKDLSLKDLRKNMSLVMQDVFLFSDTVNENVKMGKRSLITEQDVLNSIEKAQAAEFIEKMDEKYDTVIGERGVGLSGGQKQRISIARALSKDTPVLILDDSTSALDMETEHLIQKNLNELSDTTKIIIAHRISAVRNADEIIFLENGSIAERGTHESLLEKKGLYYDTFMAQYGEYLEATSVAV from the coding sequence ATGAAAATATCAAGTTACATAAAAAAATACTGGTATTTATACACCATTGCTATTGTGTGTATGATTACAAGTGTGGGGTTGGATATGCTCTCCCCGCGTATATTAAAACACATAATCGATGATGTTATTGTCGGTGGGAAGGTAAACCTGCTTACAAGATTCTTAGTAATTATTCTTATAATAGGAGCAGGCAGAGCTATCTTTAATTACTTAAAAGAACTTCTTTTTGATTCTGTCAGCTCTAAAATAGGAGCAGATGTACGAAGAAAACTTTTCAATCACGTTCAAAGTTTATCCCTTGATTACTTCGATAAGAACAACACCGGCGAATTGATGTCACGTTTAAAGGACGATGTAGATAAGGTATGGTCCGGCGTAGGATTCATCGGTATGTTGGTAATAGAGGTTGTAATTCAGGTAGTTCTGGTACTCTACAGTATGTTTTCCCTGAGTCCGCTGCTTACTCTGATACCGCTTATTGTAATGCCTATCGTTGCTTTTATAGCAATTAAGATGGAAAAGAAATTGGATAATGTATATGAAGAAATCAGTGAAGAGAATGCAAAGCTGAATCTGGTAGCCCAGGAAAATCTGGCCGGCGTAAGGACCGTTAAGGCATTTGCAAGAGAGAAATTCGAAATAACAAAATTTTTATCCCATAACAAAAGGTATTACGACTTGAATATGAGACAGTCAAAAATACTAATCAAGTATAATCCTTATTTTCAGTTTATAACAAGACTTCTGCCGGTAACTGTAATCGTAGCCGGAGGTTTCCTCGTAATACGAAATGACATTACTCTTGGTACCTTAGGTGCCTTTGCAGAATATGCCAACAACATTGTATGGCCAATGGAATTAATAGGCTGGCTTTTTAACGATCTGGCTTCTGCGGCTGCCTCTACGAAGAGAATTAATAAAATAATGAAGGAACAGCCTACTGTTGTTTCCAAAGAAGATGCTATTCCCCTTGATAAAGCCTCCGGAGAAATTACTTTTGAAAATGTATCCTTCACAGTAAATGAAACACCAATACTCAAAAATGTAAGTTTTCACATAAATCCCGGTAAAACTCTTGGTATTATGGGAGCTACCGGTTCCGGAAAGACCTCTGTTATTAATCTGCTGCAGCGTTTTTATGAAACAACGGAGGGTACTATTAAGTTAGATGGCATTAATGTAAAGGATTTATCCTTAAAGGACCTTCGAAAGAACATGTCTCTCGTTATGCAGGATGTATTCCTGTTCTCTGATACCGTTAATGAAAATGTTAAGATGGGAAAGCGCTCCCTTATTACTGAGCAGGACGTATTAAATTCCATTGAAAAAGCCCAGGCTGCTGAATTTATAGAAAAAATGGATGAGAAATACGATACTGTAATCGGCGAAAGGGGTGTGGGACTCTCCGGCGGACAGAAGCAGCGTATCAGTATTGCAAGAGCCTTATCAAAGGATACTCCTGTTCTTATACTGGACGATTCCACTTCTGCCTTGGATATGGAAACAGAACATTTAATCCAAAAGAACCTTAACGAGTTATCCGATACCACAAAGATCATCATTGCTCACCGTATATCAGCGGTTAGAAATGCAGACGAAATCATTTTCCTTGAGAATGGTTCCATAGCTGAGAGAGGAACCCATGAAAGCCTCCTTGAGAAAAAGGGCCTCTATTATGATACCTTTATGGCACAGTACGGTGAATACCTAGAAGCCACTTCAGTGGCCGTATAA
- a CDS encoding flagellar protein → MELKVCKNCKRLFQYIYGPEICPDCLKNLSHKEPDKPEEELSNTNVTKSINSELELFDKVKEYIITHRKATISDISLAMDVPPKRLFEWIREERLEFSDDSRDAWFTCERCGAKIKSGRLCNRCKDNR, encoded by the coding sequence ATGGAATTGAAAGTATGTAAAAACTGCAAAAGACTATTTCAGTATATTTATGGACCTGAAATATGCCCTGACTGCCTTAAGAATCTATCCCATAAAGAACCTGATAAACCAGAAGAAGAACTTTCTAATACGAATGTTACCAAAAGTATAAACTCAGAATTAGAACTCTTTGACAAGGTAAAGGAGTATATAATAACCCATCGGAAAGCAACCATATCAGATATATCCCTGGCAATGGACGTCCCTCCGAAAAGACTGTTTGAATGGATCAGAGAAGAGCGCTTGGAATTTTCTGATGACTCCAGGGACGCCTGGTTTACTTGTGAAAGGTGCGGTGCTAAAATCAAAAGCGGCAGATTGTGTAACCGCTGTAAGGATAACAGATAA
- a CDS encoding sigma-70 family RNA polymerase sigma factor produces MEDKNKFQEMLKDVLEVARIQGNELGMNEIKEFFGDMGLTEEQYEHIFAYLAAAHITVKGYVKTRVFDDYKEAIQEEEVKEEAEEEKAEEEKEQAEEEEVTADEKEEKKKDKVQAQGADSQYLKMYLQDLDAVKPANEAEFRLLLQAVREKKENVKERFIEVQLIKVVEIAKLYQNRGVTLEDLIQEGNIGLLCAVETLYTDTVLENETDFIEGYIRNAMEEIIYESTESSSFEEEMIKKIDYIRKASEDLKEELGREGNIHELSRYVKMSEEELIDIINMSVDGVKLSKKHD; encoded by the coding sequence ATGGAAGATAAAAATAAATTTCAAGAAATGCTAAAGGATGTCCTGGAGGTTGCCAGAATACAGGGAAATGAACTGGGAATGAATGAAATCAAAGAGTTTTTCGGCGATATGGGACTTACGGAAGAACAATATGAGCATATCTTTGCTTATCTGGCGGCAGCACATATAACCGTAAAAGGATATGTTAAGACGAGGGTCTTTGATGATTATAAGGAAGCTATACAGGAAGAAGAAGTGAAAGAAGAAGCAGAGGAAGAAAAAGCAGAGGAAGAAAAAGAGCAGGCTGAGGAAGAGGAAGTAACAGCAGACGAAAAGGAAGAAAAGAAGAAGGATAAAGTACAGGCGCAAGGAGCAGATTCACAGTACTTAAAGATGTATTTACAGGACCTGGACGCAGTTAAGCCTGCAAATGAAGCAGAGTTTCGCCTTTTACTCCAGGCAGTCAGAGAGAAAAAGGAAAATGTGAAAGAACGTTTTATAGAAGTTCAGCTGATTAAAGTTGTAGAGATTGCAAAGCTTTATCAGAACAGAGGGGTTACCCTGGAGGACTTGATACAGGAGGGAAATATTGGACTTTTATGTGCTGTGGAAACCCTTTACACAGATACGGTTTTAGAGAATGAGACGGACTTTATCGAGGGCTATATAAGAAATGCAATGGAAGAGATTATCTATGAAAGCACTGAAAGCAGCAGTTTTGAGGAAGAAATGATAAAAAAAATCGATTATATCAGGAAAGCTTCCGAAGATTTAAAGGAAGAGCTAGGCCGTGAAGGAAACATTCATGAACTGTCAAGATATGTAAAAATGTCGGAAGAGGAATTAATTGACATTATTAATATGTCGGTAGATGGTGTAAAATTAAGTAAAAAACACGACTAA
- a CDS encoding S1 RNA-binding domain-containing protein, with protein sequence MNEEFDTVTEEITADAETAKAAAPEEIIPSMKEFEDQISKSMHKIEEGTLVKGTVIGISDTEVTVDLGYYAEGIIPLEELSNDPRFSIKADVTMGEEVSAVVIREDDGKGNILLSKKDADGILSWETLKGYRDNKDVLRVKIAQAVNGGVTTYLLGIRAFIPASQLSLTYVEDLNAWVNKEIDVQVITVEEEKSKLILSAKEIEKDLAAKEKLNKISHVPVGQITKGTVEKLAPYGAFVNLGNGLSGLLHISQIANKRLKTPGEVLKEGQEVTVKIIDVKDGKISLSIKAVEEKAEVSETVEEAPFEYTSGEEASTGLGALLSKFKLS encoded by the coding sequence ATGAACGAGGAATTTGATACAGTAACCGAAGAAATAACTGCTGATGCCGAAACTGCCAAAGCAGCTGCTCCGGAAGAGATTATCCCTTCTATGAAGGAATTCGAGGACCAAATAAGTAAGTCCATGCACAAAATAGAAGAAGGGACACTGGTTAAGGGAACCGTTATTGGTATTTCTGATACTGAGGTTACTGTAGATTTAGGGTACTACGCAGAGGGAATTATCCCCTTGGAAGAACTTAGTAATGATCCCAGGTTCTCAATTAAAGCAGATGTAACAATGGGAGAAGAGGTTTCTGCAGTAGTTATCAGAGAAGATGACGGAAAAGGAAATATCCTTCTCTCCAAAAAAGATGCTGATGGTATTCTCTCTTGGGAAACCTTAAAAGGCTATAGGGATAACAAAGATGTATTAAGAGTAAAAATAGCACAGGCCGTTAATGGAGGTGTAACCACTTATCTCCTTGGAATCCGCGCTTTTATACCGGCCTCTCAATTATCTTTAACTTATGTGGAAGATCTCAATGCCTGGGTTAATAAAGAGATTGATGTCCAGGTAATTACGGTGGAAGAAGAGAAATCGAAACTGATTCTTTCCGCAAAAGAAATTGAAAAAGATCTTGCCGCTAAGGAAAAACTCAATAAAATTTCCCATGTGCCGGTAGGCCAGATAACCAAAGGAACGGTAGAGAAATTAGCTCCCTATGGTGCTTTTGTTAACCTCGGAAATGGTTTGTCTGGTCTTCTTCATATTTCCCAGATAGCGAATAAACGCCTTAAGACCCCCGGTGAAGTCTTAAAGGAAGGTCAGGAAGTGACCGTTAAGATTATAGATGTCAAAGACGGTAAGATCAGCCTCAGCATAAAAGCTGTGGAAGAGAAGGCCGAGGTATCTGAAACGGTAGAAGAAGCTCCTTTTGAATACACCTCCGGTGAAGAGGCATCCACCGGCCTTGGTGCTCTTCTATCGAAATTTAAGCTTTCCTGA